A portion of the Bactrocera neohumeralis isolate Rockhampton chromosome 2, APGP_CSIRO_Bneo_wtdbg2-racon-allhic-juicebox.fasta_v2, whole genome shotgun sequence genome contains these proteins:
- the LOC126767258 gene encoding uncharacterized protein LOC126767258, translating into MTPSRLLKCFALIILLGLGSSHAVPLDAVTNAPTPQVEVVDTNVAEAPSPGDEHQTPANETELEAAASEQKPQTLPAVNAGSANGDAATPMYAGFLTPEAIQQYISQFGAAYPGYAAYPAPIGYAAAAPPPPPPGTGPIYPGPYVVQTGYEGYLVPTATTAVEATNNSNSNSLLSPFTYLTNLFSVMMMSALFRVVATVLGAIGMIFFGGALSRFVCSFTPLCNVTTTAVEYLKSDNAERVGRMIAEGMTPERVRRATVFVQNAIRKYHELQKLVGSDEKDD; encoded by the exons ATGACACCTTCCAGATTGCTGAAGTGCTTCGCGCTCATAATCCTGCTGGGCCTAGGAAGTTCGCACGCAGTGCCACTAGATGCAGTAACGAATGCGCCGACGCCACAAGTTGAAGTCGTCGACACAAATGTAGCCGAAGCGCCAAGCCCTGGGGATGAGCATCAAACGCCCGCAAATGAGACTGAACTTGAGGCTGCTGCCAGCGAACAAAAACCACAAACTCTTCCGGCg GTGAATGCGGGCAGCGCGAATGGTGATGCGGCAACCCCGATGTATGCCGGCTTTCTGACACCCGAGGCCATTCAACAGTATATTAGTCAATTTGGTGCTGCCTATCCCGGTTATGCGGCCTATCCGGCGCCCATCGGCTATGCGGCAGCTGCGCCTCCTCCACCACCACCTGGCACTGGCCCCATCTATCCAGGTCCATATGTCGTGCAGACTGGCTATGAAGGCTATTTAGTGCCTACGGCTACTACAGCTGTTGAAGCTACGAATAATAGCAACAGCAACTCACTTCTAAGTCCCTTCACCTATTTGACGAACCTCTTCTCGGTGATGATGATGTCGGCTTTGTTTCGCGTCGTTGCCACTGTTCTCGGTGCGATCGGCATGATATTCTTTGGCGGCGCGCTGTCCAGATTTGTCTGCAGCTTCACACCGCTTTGTAATGTCACCACTACAGCTGTTGAGTATTTGAAGAGCGACAATGCGGAACGTGTGGGGCGCATGATAGCCGAGGGCATGACACCGGAACGTGTGCGACGTGCTACGGTTTTTGTTCAGAACGCAATACGCAAATATCACGAACTGCAAAAGCTTGTGGGCAGTGACGAGAAGGATGACTAA
- the LOC126766084 gene encoding uncharacterized protein LOC126766084: MDFYYLPLSAPCRAVTMTAEALGVKLNKIKLDLFAGAHLKPEFLKLNPQHTIPTLVDNGFSIWESRAIIIYLVEKYGKNDSLYPKCPKKRALINQRLFFDAGTLYQAFFDAYVEKYMFKKPIDAEKIKKIDTAFEFLNTFLEGHTYAAGDTLTLADLSLLATVSSYEVAKYDFSKYANVARWYENLKKTAPGWEENWAGCIEYGKLLNAFWTLNYKAFSNFSETIFPVFIKLNMRGILKMDFYYLPVSAPCRAVTMTAEALGVKLNKIKLDLFAGAHLKPEFLKLNPQHTIPTLVDNGFSIWESRAIIIYLVEKYGKNDSLYPKCPKKRALINQRLFFDAGTLYQAFFDAYVEKYMFKKPIDAEKIKKIDTAFEFLNTFLEGHTYAAGDTLTLADLSLLATVSSYEVAKYDFSKYPNVARWYENLKKTAPGWEENWAGCIEYGELMN, encoded by the exons ATGGACTTCTACTATCTTCCTTTATCGGCTCCTTGCCGTGCCGTCACCATGACCGCCGAAGCGCTCggcgttaaattaaataaaataaagttagatTTGTTTGCAGGAGCTCATCTGAAACCAGAGTTTCTTAAACTCAACCCACAACATACAATACCCACATTGGTGGATAATGGTTTCTCTATTTGGGAGTCACGTGCCATAATCATCTATTTGGTCGAAAAATACGGTAAAAATGATTCGTTATATCCGAAATGCCCGAAGAAGCGCGCTCTCATCAACCAACGTCTGTTCTTTGACGCCGGCACATTATACCAGGCGTTCTTTGATGCctatgtagaaaaatatatgtttaaaaagCCTATAGATGCCGAAAAGATCAAGAAAATTGATACAGCCTTTGAGTTCTTGAACACGTTCCTGGAAGGACATACTTATGCTGCCGGAGATACTTTGACGCTCGCTGATCTCTCGTTGTTAGCCACAGTGTCATCCTATGAAGTTGCCAAATACGATTTCAGTAAATATGCCAATGTGGCCAGATGGTACGAGAATTTGAAGAAGACTGCACCCGGTTGGGAAGAAAACTGGGCGGGCTGTATAGAATATGGGAAATTATTGAAC GCCTTCTGGACGCTTAACTATAAAGCTTTCAGCAATTTCAGTGAGACAATTTTTCCAGTGTTCATTAAACTCAATATGAGAGGGAT aCTCAAAATGGACTTCTACTATCTTCCTGTATCGGCTCCTTGCCGTGCCGTCACCATGACCGCCGAAGCGCTCGgcgttaaattaaataagataAAGTTAGATTTGTTTGCAGGAGCTCATCTGAAACCAGAGTTTCTTAAACTCAACCCACAACATACAATACCCACATTGGTGGATAATGGTTTCTCTATTTGGGAGTCACGTGCCATAATCATCTATTTGGTCGAAAAATACGGTAAAAATGATTCGTTATATCCGAAATGTCCGAAGAAGCGCGCTCTCATCAACCAACGTCTGTTCTTTGACGCCGGCACATTATACCAGGCGTTCTTTGATGCctatgtagaaaaatatatgtttaaaaagCCTATCGATGCCGAAAAGATCAAGAAAATTGATACAGCCTTTGAGTTCTTGAACACGTTCCTGGAAGGACATACTTATGCTGCCGGAGATACTTTGACGCTCGCTGATCTCTCGTTGTTAGCCACAGTGTCATCTTATGAAGTTGCCAAATACGATTTCAGTAAATATCCCAATGTGGCCAGATGGTACGAGAATTTGAAGAAGACTGCACCCGGTTGGGAAGAAAACTGGGCGGGCTGTATAGAATATGGGGAATTAATGAACTGA
- the LOC126761811 gene encoding glutathione S-transferase D1-like: MCAFHNDKQYFWYKKKRAFIGFSVSTLNLYKRFPESPHIHLQNKLKMDFYYLPASAPCRAVEMAAKALGVELNKKQLNLFAGEHLKPAFLKLNPQHTIPTLVDNGFSVWESRAIIIYLAEKYGKNDSLYPKDPKKRAVVNQLLFFDISTIYSAFVNSYVQQYLFKKQVDAEKYKAVDTAFEFLNTFLEGRKYVAGDSYTLADISLLATVSSYEIVNYDIKKYANVARWYESVKKSAPGWEENWAGCLEYKKLLGV; encoded by the exons atgtgtgcatttcaTAATGACAAGCagtatttttggtataaaaagaAGCGCGCGTTTATTGGATTTTCAGTATCGACATTGAACTTATACAAGCGATTTCCAGAATCACCACATATTCACCTTCAAAACAA gCTAAAAATGGATTTTTACTATTTGCCTGCTTCCGCTCCTTGCCGCGCCGTCGAGATGGCCGCCAAAGCTTTGGGAGTCGAATTGAATAAGAAACAGCTAAATTTGTTTGCTGGAGAGCATTTGAAGCCGGCATTTCTTAAACTCAACCCACAACATACAATTCCTACATTGGTAGACAACGGTTTCTCTGTTTGGGAGTCACGTGCCATAATCATCTATTTGGCCGAAAAATACGGCAAAAATGACTCCTTGTACCCGAAAGACCCCAAGAAGCGTGCTGTCGTCAATCAACTGCTCTTCTTCGATATCTCCACAATCTACAGCGCCTTTGTTAATTCATATGTCCAACAATACCTCTTCAAGAAACAAGTCGATGCAGAGAAGTACAAGGCAGTCGATACAGCTTTTGAATTCCTGAACACATTCTTGGAGGGACGGAAATATGTTGCTGGAGATTCTTACACGCTGGCTGATATTTCGTTGCTGGCAACGGTGTCATCTTATGAAATTGTCAACTATGATATCAAGAAATATGCCAATGTCGCCAGATGGTACGAGAGTGTGAAGAAGAGTGCACCCGGTTGGGAAGAAAACTGGGCTGGCTGTTTGgaatataaaaaactattagGTGTTTAA
- the LOC126758048 gene encoding glutathione S-transferase 1-1-like: protein MDFYYSPASGPCRAVLMTAQAIGVALNKIPMDLRKGEHLTPDYIKINPQHTVPTLVDNGFSVWDSHAIMIYLVEQHATSDSLYPACPQKRGLINQRLYFDVDLYSVFWSYCSSAILKKSPYDPEILEKLKKQLELFNTLLGGNEFAVGGSLTLADLSLLATVTTLDVFSTLPGFEVNIKQYSNIEKWYENMKNVAPGYQQNLDNILAIKQYFVK from the coding sequence ATGGATTTTTACTACAGTCCCGCATCAGGCCCCTGCCGCGCGGTACTCATGACAGCACAAGCAATTGGCGTTGCGTTAAATAAAATTCCGATGGACTTACGCAAGGGAGAGCATCTAACGCCCGATTATATAAAGATTAACCCGCAACACACTGTTCCAACTTTGGTGGATAACGGATTTTCTGTATGGGATTCGCATGCCATCATGATCTATCTGGTGGAACAACATGCTACATCAGATTCCCTCTACCCAGCGTGCCCTCAAAAGCGTGGACTCATCAATCAACGACTCTACTTCGATGTGGATCTTTATTCCGTATTTTGGAGCTACTGTTCGAGTGCCATTCTTAAGAAATCGCCCTACGATCCAGAAATATTGGAGAAGTTGAAGAAACAATTGGAATTATTTAACACACTGCTGGGTGGTAACGAGTTTGCAGTTGGTGGTTCACTGACGTTGGCTGATCTGTCACTATTGGCTACAGTGACCACTTTGGATGTGTTTTCTACATTACCGGGATTCGAAGTCAACATAAAACAGTACTCTAATATTGAGAAGTGGTACGAGAACATGAAGAATGT